CCAGTAGCAGCTCTGGCAGGGCAGTGGGAAGGTCAACAGACAACGGGGTACTGAGCTCTAAGTAATAAAGATGATTAAGGAGGGTTGGAGGGAGGCCTGAAGTGAGATCAGTACTGCTTCTGGTTGCTCATGGGAGCAAGAGAAGATCACCATGTCACAGAGCAGTGGTGCTTGGCTGCACAAGACTGCAGGACAGGAAGGTGAGACCAGGAACAGAGTGAGTGAGGGCTGTTGATCAAGGACCAGGGGCTGCAACAGGTCCAGGAGTAGAAGACTGGAATCTGGACAGAGACAGGGAGGTTGAAGAGAATGTGTGGGGATTGATTTCAGGGGAGCACTCAAACAACCAGAGCTCTCACACCAGCAAGAGCCAAGATTCAATGGAAGCAGAAGTGTAGCTTGGGAAGAGCTCCTACTCCATGTGCTACACCACGTACTCCTACACCAAGGGGGGTGGCTCCAACCCTGAAGCTATGTAAGATGGCAGCCACAGTAAGGTCACATctcctgccaccactgctgcctttaAGTGTTTCTTCTGCACAGCAACCCCCCCTGCCTTCTCCTTTGGAAGGAACAGAGTGAAATCGCATCTGCTGCCACTCAAAGCAGCAGCTTGGGGTGTGGTTTCACTTCCCACCACCCCCTTCTTTCCAAAGGAATGGTGTGGTGGTGGCAGAAAGTGAGGTCACAGCTGCTGACACTGCTTTTATGGTGTGCTCCAAGAGCAGAGCGCACCAAAAAATCAGCCAAGTCAGCGGCTGCttgcccagaagtaattggtgctGACGTGGTGATGACATTACGTCCGCATCTGCGTGCTGGAGTGGTGACACCAGGAGTCACCGCCCCGGCACGAGCTGTGGCCACTATACCACCGAACTGAGGTTTTATAATGGAAGCAGGAAGTCCCAGGAAGTCCTGGTGGTAGTTGGGCCCTGACTGGAGGCAAGCACCGGGCTGGCTTCTCCATATTCCTGAGCTGATCCATCAATGGAAGGACATCAGGCAAACACTGGGCTGTTCCTGAGCCTGGGTCCTGATCTGCTGTCCATGTATCTGAGAGGACCCATAGGAGATGGACAGGATCTGGGATGGAACATGGACCTCAGATGGTGGGCACTGGATCCCCGGAGATTCTAGCTGTCTAAGGAGGTAGCCTTGACAAGATTCTGAATGACACTTGGGTCCACTGCAGGTGGCAGTTCCTCTTATCCTGAGGAAGTCATGTCAGATTCAGACCCCAACAGAGTGCTGACAAAAGTACTCCAGAGCTCTTTGGacaagcataagaacagccccactggatcaggccataggcccatctagtccagcttcctgtatctcacagcggcccaccaaatgccccagggagcacaccagatagcaaaaGTGGCAGTAGGTCCTAAAACTGGTCTTGTCCTTGGCAAACACCCATGACCCTTACTGATTTTCATTTTGCCCCAATCCCAAGTTGTCTGTACTATTTTGGATAGCATGGTAGTGAAAGAAAAGCCATTCTGCACATGATCCAGTGCACTCTTCTTTATTACTGGGACATGTGCTCTGTAACTGAGCCCCAGAATTGACAGCAAGTTTCACATTGTAAACTCCAACTCAGACTGACCCTTGTCTACCTTATAGGGCTTATTTACATAAAACCAACAATATCTTGTGTTAAGGGAATATCCCTTATTGCATAAGACCACACAGTTGACCAGATTAAAAGATATTTCCCTTAGCTGAGAACAGTCATGGTCTAGAGGATTTCATGAAATAGACACCAGCGCTCCACCGTTTTTCTTTTCACAGATCAGCTTCATTATCACTGGTTTATTCAGGCGTAACTTCTGATATCAATGAAATACTGGAAAACAATGTAACAATTCCAGGATAGCTTCACCTGTGGGTCAGTTTTATGTTCACAGCAAGAGCACATGCAGGGGGTTGCCAACCAAatggaaagaacaaaacaaaaaccagtttTACCTCTGAGCCAATCATCAAAATGACTTTATCCCCAAGCCAGCATTTTGGACTGGCAGCCGAATGTGTTCGAATAAAGCTGGGTTTTTAAAAACGTACATGTCAGCAGTATCATTTTCACTAAGTGTGCGTGCTTGAACCATGTatcccacacatgcacaccaaGGGCTAATTATTACGTTCATCACCAGCTGTGTGAGTGATGGAAaggcagagattctcaaactggggcaaaGTTCTCAAACTGGCAGAAGCCTAAAAAGCCTTTTGGGGGCATGTCCAGGCTGGAAACGGGGGAAAGGATCTGGCATCTGTAGCTGCCACTGAGAGCCACCCACTCCTGACATGGCTCGATCCCTGCCCCAAGCTGCCCCGAGCCTGTaccaccaccaacttactggtaACAGGAGGTTCTGCAACCCAccgctgccagtggagggctgtGGCACTGTTAGCAGCAAGACGCACAATGGTGGAGTGTCTGTAGTGCCAGCAGGCCTAGTGCTATGCTGGTGGATCATAACAGTGGCCACTTGGGTTTGCATGACTCGATGTGGAAGgttagtgcatcacccctatgacggACCTTCTTCCACACAGTAGACAGGACAATACCCcgggtggtggacatggtgatgtaagactatggtatcgcgctctgaatgctggttctggaacagcatctagtgtggctgaaaaggccgattcgggagtgacaatcccttccacactggcagcaagtgcagtctgtccctggtctgtctccctggctatgggccttccttctttgcctcagactgttggccaagtgtctcttcaaactgggaaaggccatgctgcacagcctgcctctaagcgggctgctcagaggccagggtttcccacttgttgaggtccactcctaaggccttcagatccctcttcttGAAATAAATGTGCACAGAAATGAGACTGAAACCACTTACCCATCCCTACAAAGACTTGTTTTACTGAACACAAGATAATCACAGGGTACATACACATTTGCAAGACCACCTTTAGGACAGAGAGTCCTAGGAGTGAGATGTGCCACACAATTTCCTTCTGATATACTGAATTATGGAAATAAATTTGATGTGCCAAAATTCAATACCGGCACAAAAACTAGCTTTCCTACAGATAAACAATTAAGCACCCACTCACCtttgtatttatttcatttattctaAAACATTTCTAGCCTATCAAGACAACTAAAGAGGATTATAGCAGATAAAACCAAAGAAAACAACAATCAAAACACAAActaattaaaaataaaccaaaacaTAAGACAAAACCAAGCACCACAATTAAACAGCCACCACTAAATAATCCTACAACTGCCAAATATCTGTGCCAAAACACTGAACAGAAATGTTAGGTATTTCGTATCTTTCAAAGGAGTGGAGGGTTGGGGCAACTGGACTTCCACAGAGCAGGCATGCCACAAAACgagcaccaccaccaagaagacccTGCTGCTAGCGGATGCTTGATatgcctctgaaggcaagggcacCCCAGACAAAGCCGATTATGACTGGAGTGTAGGGGGGGGCACATATGGAAGAAATggtccttgaggtatcctggTCTGAAACGGTTTAGGGATTTAAGGGTGATAACAAGCACCCTGACCTGAGCTAAAAAGTAATTGGCAATCAAAGGAATTTATGATGGATTCCTGCTGAGCAGCCCTTGTGAACAGCTTGGTGGTCACATTTTATTAACCATGAAGCTGGCTTGAAGCTGCTGAATGGTTTTCGTGGGCAGCGCAACCCAGAGAGGCCCCAAATATGGATAACTGTAGCCAGATTGGACCTCTCCAGAAAAGGCAAATTAGCTAAAGCAGAGACATCCTTTGCTTGCTTGTAATGAatagggtgtgggggagggggctcactGGCCAAGATGTCCCTCCCCACAAAGGTGCTATGTCCACAGTGGGCAACCTAACCTGGCTCGCAGCTTGTTAGCACCTGTAGGGCAGACAGGAGCCACAGGGCCAGGTGATAACTTTCCACTTATGCACCTGAGCGCCCAGTTGAGTGAAAGTGGGTGAGGGAGGCAAGGGAAGGCCATTTAAACCATCCAGCCACAGgatgagggggaggaggaagagagagacccCCACTCAGAAAGCACCAGACCAGAAGGGCAATGCGGAGATTCCAGGATCCCCAGCCCAGCAGCAACCTGGGATCCCACACCTCTATACTGGGGCAGCAGGCTGAGAGGAGGGCCCTTGCACCAGGAGGATGCCAACCATGAAACTGGGACTGCAGCTCCAGAGGAAGCCAGGAGAGAGGCTGGTTTGTCCCATGTGGGGTGGCAGGGGGTACTAGAGGGTTGACAGTCAATGATGTCAACTCCATCTAGGGTGCAGTAGAGGGAGTGGGGCATAGTGCCAGAGACAGTGAATCCAGGGACCCTCATAGCTATTGTGTTGCATTGAAGTGAAACTATTGCATCACCTCAAAGGGGGAGGAATGTCTTTGTTTCTCCTTGGCCCACAGAACCCCACAAAGGACATGAATGTGGCCCACCCCTACTGTGCAGAGATCCCCCTGTAGGACCAACTGGGGCTGTGGGGGCCCAAAACAAGACCatgaaaggaggggagggaagagattCATCTGCCTCCGATCCAGTTGCCCAAAGGGAACTCTTTTCTTtctcccagtggcatacctaaagggggtgtaaagcactgagttttgcagggagaacCTCACAGCATATAagctggaatggctcagaaggctcagaatggctcaccccctctaactatgccactgcattctccctattcagttggggggggggggaataaaggcCCAAGAAATTGCTCAAGGGGGGAAACTCCATGCCACCCGTAGAAGATGGTGGGGGCAAAACAAACGTGAAACTTTCCAGCCAGGGCATGGATCGAGGAGGTCCTGAGCAACAACCCCCGCTCCCTTCCCTTGGGGCCCGGGAGAGCAGCCGTCGAGCCCTGGGTCACCAGCCCCAGGCGACCAGGTAACAGCTGCGAGCCGTACTGGAAACCACGCGAAGGGCGTTGGccgaggcagtggcgtagcctgTGGGGGGGCAAAGCCCCAAGTTGGGCAGGGAGTCCCTCCGCGGCGTGCAagcttcccccttcctttcccagcggcattcgcctccgttttgctccccccgccgggaaggGATGGGGGGGCTTGCACGCCGCGGGGAAGCTCCTTACGCAACTTAGGGCTTTgcccccccggctacgccacAGGGGTTGCCCCGCTGCAGAGCACCGACAAGCGCCCGTCTTTCCTTGCCAGCAGAAGGAGTGGGCCCTTCCCGCGGGCCCTGCTCCCCTCCACCGCCCAGGATCGCCCCGGCCTTCCCGGGCCACCTTTAAAGGGTGCTCGGCCGAGCGTTGGGTCGGGGCGGCGCCGTCCCCGGACCAATGGCGCGCCGCCTCCGTTTAAATAGACGGGCCCTCCCCCGCGCCAGCCTCCCTTCCATCATCATCGCCATATTGGGCAGCGGCGGGGGGAAGAGAGGCTCGCCCTCCCCCCCGGGCTTGTTTTTCCCTCTCGCCGATTGAGCAGCCCCGCGCTCCCATCCCGTCAGCGCAGGAGCAGCGCTCCCCTCGGAGGTGCGCCACAGGACGCCGAGATCGCTGGCTGGAGGCGGCCGCTGCTCCGCGACGCCGATCCCCTGCGGGACCCTTGATCGGACGCCCCGGCTCGCCCTCGGGGGGGGTCAgtttgccttcctcctcctcctcctcctccccctgcggGACCCTTCATCGGACGCCCTCGGGGAGCTTCCttgccttcctccttctcctcttcctccccctgcagccccttggaTCGGACGCGCCCGGCTCGCCCTCGGGGGGGGGTCAgtttgccttcctcctcctcctcctcctcctccctgcccggcCCCGACCTATGCGAGGGCTGGGCGGCGTCGGGGCTCTTGTTCAGCGGGGGACCGGGCGCCAGCCCCGCTCCGCCGCTCCGCTCCCGCAGCCCTCCGCCGGGGACGCGGCAGCCCGCGGCGCAGCATGTCCAACGTGCGCCTCTCCAATGGGAGCCCGACGCTGGAGCGGATGGAGGGCCGGCCGGCGGAGCCCCCCAAGCCCTCGGCCTGCCGCAGCCTCTTCGGCCCGGTGGACCACGACGCGCTAGCCCGCGAGCTGCGCAGGCACCGCCGCCAGCTGGAGGAGGCCGGCCGCCGCCGGTGGAACTTCGACTTCCAGCGCCACCGGCCCCTGCAGGGCAGGTACGAGTGGCTCGCCGTGGCCCCCGACGCCCTGCCCGCCTTCTACAGCCGCCCGCCCCGGATCGGCCCGGCGGCGCAGCAGCAGCGGCACCCGGGGGGGCCCGGCGGCTCCGCGCTCGGACGCGCTCAGGGACTCCCGCGAGAGGAGGGGGGCGCCGCCGCTGTGGAGACGGAGCCCGCCGCGCAGAGGAAGCGACCCGCCTCGGGAGGTAAGGGCCCGATTCGCGTCCCCCTTTCACACGTGTCCGCGTCTACACGTGTAACGTGTGGTGGGTTGGAAGgtacctccccactggagtccccGGGGCtctgcacgtgggttgtgggtgcttgccCCCCTGCTGTGGCTGCAGCGCTTTTCTaaggtctccagtggggaggctgtgcctcacctgcctccccacccaccacgcatccctgagtgcttgcacacctcccgccgcagtggtgcttttcaaaggactccagtggggaggctctgccacaGGTCCCTGGGTGCTTAGACACCCTACACAGTGGCGGTGActactccggtggggaggctctgtctcacctgcctccatacccaccgcacatccctggtggCGAATGAGCCTCTGACGAGTCACacttccaagccccccccccccacaaagggaCTTTCTGGAGCAGCCCCCAGACCCGACGGAGATCCCATTCCCTTGGTGTCAGCATCCACTCTGGACACCTGCAGGGGATGGAGGTGATCTGGCCTCACCCTGCCTGGTTTGGGTTACCAATACTTGGCATACTGTTGAGAGACTTGCTGCCTCAGGAGCTATGTGTTGGAGCCCCCAGCCAGGCGAGGAAGAGGCTGTCTTAGGTTGCGATCCCACGCACTCtttccagggagcaagccccactgactataatgggacatacttctgaatagacatgcataggattgggctctgaggctccaatGCTAAGTATACTTGCTTGGAAGTGAATCCTGTTTCCACCTGCTCATGGACCATCTCTGGGTCCAGCCCTTCTTCAAGAAGTTCAGGGGTTGATATTTGATTGAGGTGTTGAGgttgagttttgtttttaaaggctgcagtcctcaagTTTCTTGTGTTTATTGCCTTCTTCTCCGCCCCCACCTTCCTCCATCCCCATCTCTGACAGTCTCATGTCATGTCAGAGGGCTGCTCCAGAAGTCTGAAGTGGGGATTGTAACCTGAGGCTGCCTGGTAAACTTGGGAGcgccactgaaatcaacagaacaCACTtccaaaaaaagtgtgtgtgttttgtcttcTTTTTCTGGAGTTGTTAAAATGTGAAGTTTTCAAGCTGTCTAATACCAAATCGGCCTTTGTTGGAAAAATCCAACCAAGGCCATGAAACAACCCCAGAATAGGTAGCATCAAAATTGCTGCTGGGATCTTGCAAAGGTGCAAGGTGAGAGGCAGGTGTCAGAAGGCTTCTTTCCAGGGAAGTTCCTTTGCCATCTGACAAACTAACCAGTGCCTGTGCCCTCTGCCACCAACCCAGTTTGACTTACCTTTCTGGTGCGACAAAGTGGGCATATTTCATACCTCTgaggaaaaggagagaggaaaaggagagagGTTTTGAGATCCTCTAGGCCTCCAGCTGCCATGCCCCCGCAGCATGTAAACAGCAGAGGACTCCAGGGCTGCCTCCTGTGATGCATTCCTTGACTTGACTGCCCTCCTCTGCCTAGCACAACTCTGGGCACCAGATGAATTTTGAATATTAAACTTCTTTacccctctttttctttttaaacttcccCTCTTAGATTGCTCTCCTCGAAACAAAAGAGCCAACACAACAGAAGAAGCTGTTTCAGAAGATTCTCCCAGTGTCAGCTCAGTGGAACAAACACCCAAGAAATCCAGCCCAAGACGGGATCAAACGTAAACTGTTTAATTAGGTGGGTTTCCCATCCTGTTAGTGGCTGGTTAAACTTGTTGGGGTTGCAGAAAAGGGGAGGTTCTGAGACCCCAGCCTGATATCTGTCTGAATTAAGCTTGTTTGGTCAACCTTTGCAGTTTCGCTGGTGGATTTCCACTTTGTTGTGCAGCTGAAAAAAAAGATGTTCAGACCAGGGATCCTGTGTATCTTATTTGGCAATCACAAGCAGGCTTCAGGCCAATCTAACCtggatttactcagaagtaaatcccattgatttgcCCATTGATTTGAATCTGCAAAGTAGGTAGCCTTATTTGAAAGTTAGATTCTGCTGAAATCGGTAGAACTTATCCCAACTAttgctgcagtcctctgcacacttatttgggagcaagcttcattgaACTGGTTgagaataaacatgcacaggatcaggctgtatgTGCATTTAGTATTGAAGTGTCTTGCTACTCGCATACAATAATGAGAGTATACTAAAGATATTTAAATTTTGTTAATCAAGATCTTTATCCTAAActgcaagtaaaaaaaattattcgATTGTAAGGGTAATCTTGAAGGAAagtattgttattattaagatTATATTCAGCAAGTtgtcaaagcagtttacataccaCCCTCCTAAGAAGAGAGAAAGTGATTTCCCTTTTCTAAAGATTatcacaaaaacaacaacaaaaaaacacaggGGAGACCCCCAACAACAGTTGGTGGAAAACACCTTGTTAGGATGAATAGGGACAGATGCTCTCCTTGTGCTAAATATAAGATAATAGCAACTTTAAAGGGTGCCCCCTTACTCAGTGATCAGGGGTCAAAACAACTGGGTTATTTTCTcccccccatctccctccaaATAAATAGTTTCAAAAAACAGCCAATTCAGCTTCCACATATGGCAAACTGTTTGTTTGCAGTACTTAAATTGCTTACAGTCCAGctttctctgctcagaagtaagccccactgagctatCCCCACTGtgaactgttaattttaattttaaagaatACCTAATAACTACTAATAGTGGGACATGCTTCCTTGTATCATGTGTGTAGTATTACAGCCTTAAGCATGACTGTCttatgttagggcccaatcctatccaattttgcaatgccagtgtagctgtaccaatggggtgtgcactgcatcctgtggtgaggaggcagtcacagaggcctcctcaatgtgtgggaacatttgttcctttaccttggagctgcgttgcggctgcaccggtgttggaaagttggataggattgggcctttagttgaGCCAGGTAATATCCAGTAGCTCACACACTACTGTGTTTTGCAAGTGACACAGAGCTGTGTTTTGAGTGTGTCCACttaatcaaggctgcaatcctgtatatgtactttcctgtgagtaagtccaactgaagacagtgggacttgcttctgagtagacatgcataagattgcactgtacgACTAAGCGTTTTGGAAATATAGGGTAGAATTCTATGGAGCAGGAGAATTGGAAGAAAGTCCCCAAATACAATTTGCAACGGAGAAGATTAAGCTGAGACTTGGCCATCTAGAACAAGTCTATCCAGCTGGGGGGAGCTGAGACTCTTCGGAACAGATGTGTGCATGCGAGTTGAATTACTACGGACTGTTTACTTGGGTGTTTGAAAGGGAAGTGAAAGCTTCTGTGTGGACCAATCATATTGGAGAGAAAGTCACAGGGCAGGTTTTAGCTTT
This genomic interval from Tiliqua scincoides isolate rTilSci1 chromosome 6, rTilSci1.hap2, whole genome shotgun sequence contains the following:
- the CDKN1B gene encoding cyclin-dependent kinase inhibitor 1B gives rise to the protein MSNVRLSNGSPTLERMEGRPAEPPKPSACRSLFGPVDHDALARELRRHRRQLEEAGRRRWNFDFQRHRPLQGRYEWLAVAPDALPAFYSRPPRIGPAAQQQRHPGGPGGSALGRAQGLPREEGGAAAVETEPAAQRKRPASGDCSPRNKRANTTEEAVSEDSPSVSSVEQTPKKSSPRRDQT